The proteins below come from a single Campylobacter sp. CCUG 57310 genomic window:
- a CDS encoding Gfo/Idh/MocA family oxidoreductase, whose translation MSIKKTDEIMKKRLAIIGFEDIGKMHYNELRRSDDFELVGIYSNKCGDNHARVEIYDDINELFEITNPEALIITDGIEYFNLFSKCVKASKFIFINAPLAKSSSAIQEMKYCSNLSGAVSAMCLCDRFNPVIASLKKSLEKEEKIYSINITCGICKDENLSMQMLYNIDLARYLTSSEVGGFFKFESKNDNKKEALSMLYELKMKNQSLVSIHGSKEYPINRFIVEVAAKSGIYFGDLLGLKLNKYTAEGQQNLKVNCDISPARMAQIEFGKLCELGKFENLASFDEVLKVYGVCA comes from the coding sequence ATGTCTATCAAAAAAACGGATGAGATTATGAAAAAACGCCTTGCGATCATAGGCTTTGAAGATATCGGCAAAATGCACTATAACGAGCTTAGAAGATCTGATGATTTTGAACTGGTGGGAATTTATAGTAATAAATGCGGCGATAATCATGCCAGAGTTGAAATTTATGATGATATAAACGAGCTTTTTGAGATAACAAATCCCGAAGCGCTTATAATAACTGACGGAATAGAGTATTTTAATCTGTTTTCAAAGTGTGTAAAAGCATCTAAATTTATCTTTATAAATGCACCTTTAGCTAAAAGCAGTAGCGCTATTCAGGAGATGAAATACTGCTCGAATTTAAGCGGAGCTGTAAGCGCTATGTGCCTTTGCGATAGATTTAACCCCGTGATAGCCTCTTTAAAAAAATCTCTTGAAAAAGAGGAAAAAATTTACTCTATAAATATTACTTGCGGTATTTGCAAAGATGAAAATTTGTCTATGCAAATGCTTTATAATATCGATTTGGCAAGGTATTTAACAAGCAGTGAAGTGGGGGGATTTTTTAAATTCGAATCCAAAAACGACAACAAAAAAGAGGCTCTTAGTATGCTTTATGAGCTAAAGATGAAAAATCAATCTTTGGTTAGTATTCACGGCTCAAAAGAGTATCCTATCAACCGTTTTATAGTGGAAGTAGCGGCAAAGAGCGGAATTTATTTTGGCGATTTGCTTGGACTCAAACTTAATAAATACACTGCCGAAGGACAGCAAAATTTGAAAGTAAATTGTGATATATCGCCTGCAAGAATGGCTCAGATAGAATTTGGTAAGCTTTGCGAATTGGGAAAATTCGAAAATTTGGCAAGCTTTGACGAGGTGCTTAAGGTTTATGGAGTGTGCGCATGA
- the hemH gene encoding ferrochelatase, whose translation MKRLLLLLNMGGPNNLSEVEVFLKNMFNDPCILGIKNKFLRKFIAFMITRSRLKEATHNYEQIGGKSPICEITQKLCGKISSLSDEFDAVDFAMNYTPPFAKEVLKKYENFDEIIVLPLYPHHSITTVISSLNDFNKAFEELNLKAKVKIIEPFYKDEVYNKVIVNSIKNMVRDLKTEEITLIFSAHSLPQKIIDNGDVYEKHTLEHVEILSALINKEMKFKEIRVAYQSRLGPVKWLEPALGDELAKLENKKALIYPISFCIDNSESVFELAKEYKDVADELKFEYYDVVTCPNDSEEFAKFLIQIALK comes from the coding sequence ATGAAAAGGCTTTTGCTGCTTTTAAATATGGGCGGACCAAATAATCTTAGCGAGGTTGAGGTATTTTTAAAAAATATGTTTAACGACCCCTGTATATTAGGGATTAAAAATAAATTTTTGCGTAAATTTATAGCCTTTATGATAACTCGCTCTAGACTTAAAGAGGCTACGCATAACTACGAACAAATCGGAGGCAAGTCGCCCATTTGCGAGATAACCCAAAAACTATGCGGTAAAATTTCAAGCTTAAGCGATGAATTTGATGCGGTTGATTTTGCTATGAATTACACTCCGCCTTTTGCAAAAGAGGTGCTTAAAAAGTATGAAAATTTTGATGAGATTATAGTTTTGCCTTTATATCCTCATCACTCTATAACAACCGTAATTTCAAGCTTAAATGATTTTAACAAAGCGTTTGAAGAGCTAAATTTAAAGGCTAAAGTGAAAATCATAGAGCCGTTTTATAAAGATGAAGTTTATAATAAGGTCATAGTAAATTCTATAAAAAATATGGTAAGAGATTTAAAAACAGAGGAAATAACGCTTATATTTTCTGCTCACTCTTTACCTCAAAAGATTATAGACAATGGTGATGTTTATGAAAAGCATACTTTAGAGCATGTTGAAATTCTTTCTGCTTTAATCAATAAAGAGATGAAATTTAAAGAAATTCGTGTTGCTTATCAGTCGCGTTTAGGACCTGTAAAATGGCTTGAGCCGGCGCTTGGCGATGAACTGGCAAAACTTGAAAATAAAAAAGCGCTAATCTATCCTATATCTTTTTGTATAGATAATTCAGAGAGCGTTTTTGAGTTGGCAAAAGAGTATAAAGATGTAGCCGATGAGCTTAAATTTGAGTATTATGATGTTGTTACTTGCCCTAACGACAGCGAAGAATTTGCTAAATTTTTAATTCAGATAGCCTTAAAATAA
- a CDS encoding response regulator — MKISSENSALKFLEDLNNLYKSQKIIQNDKSEFQKELESINLKAKSSLKSMDVDSFRQNLTKMGSIKFISYLNELKIEEKVEAKRAELIKILGLDEESVKSKSANEIKELLAVLEDMLEKFRKDLLAKAQDNSLLEKQQKLARHASPLSFVLNII; from the coding sequence TTGAAGATATCAAGCGAAAATTCCGCACTTAAATTTTTAGAGGATTTAAACAACCTTTACAAGTCTCAAAAAATCATTCAAAACGACAAAAGTGAATTTCAAAAAGAGTTGGAAAGCATAAATTTAAAGGCTAAAAGCTCGCTAAAGAGCATGGATGTGGATAGCTTTAGGCAAAATTTAACCAAGATGGGGTCAATTAAATTTATAAGCTATCTAAACGAGCTAAAGATAGAAGAGAAGGTCGAGGCAAAGCGAGCAGAACTCATCAAAATTCTTGGGCTTGATGAAGAGAGCGTAAAAAGCAAAAGCGCAAATGAGATCAAAGAGCTTCTTGCTGTGCTTGAAGATATGCTTGAAAAATTTAGAAAAGATTTGCTTGCCAAAGCTCAGGATAATTCACTTCTTGAAAAACAGCAAAAGCTTGCTAGACACGCATCACCTTTAAGCTTCGTTTTGAATATAATTTAA
- a CDS encoding penicillin-binding protein 2, which yields MNSRKSKILILFSLIVFGISIFLAVIFYRANIERRLPKLETSEVNTALRGNIVTKDGFSVASSQKLYKVMVDTRNIDPNKKDLFVKLYSLYSGDDPKKVKKSINSTKGLVTLSYKIDSKGAAYLQELARKLYRKKIFVPYEDPNTGIASLRGMSIVESGESRQYMAKDALTPLIGYVKKIEKENITKVTGVKGVEKSYEYYISAIQDAKILGPKDIGNNIILTSDSNLANRVDGYDTILTVSLKFQSALEQIIDERKEFLNAKEIIVGVMESKTGELLALATTSRYNPSNIKKQDYKSLNSSATEYAYEVGSVFKPFIFALLLAEDKLNPFERINTYNGKYQLGKRTIRDTHPQPFMTAEDVLAHSSNIGMIQIAQRLEGSQIYSGLLNFGFTQKTGIDMPYEQVGNMPPVAKLNSQIYKATISYGYGLQATFIQLLKAYNVFNNKGFMVTPKVVSSLYKNGKFYVVNNPEPTQVLTQDVAKRMKRILIKAVESGTGKKTKTSGLEIGGKTGTAHIASAGGYSNKYNGSFFGFVNDSEGSSYTIGVLVREPKKPYYHFGAQSALPVFKKTVDLMIEEGFLKLDNTNETEEKKTKK from the coding sequence ATGAACTCTAGAAAATCAAAAATTTTAATTTTATTTTCACTAATTGTATTTGGGATATCTATATTTTTAGCGGTTATCTTTTATAGAGCAAACATCGAAAGACGCCTGCCAAAGCTTGAAACAAGCGAAGTAAACACTGCACTTCGCGGCAATATAGTCACAAAAGACGGATTTAGCGTCGCAAGTAGCCAAAAACTTTATAAAGTAATGGTCGATACGAGAAATATCGATCCAAACAAAAAAGATCTCTTTGTTAAGCTTTATTCACTTTACAGTGGAGATGATCCAAAAAAGGTTAAAAAAAGCATAAACAGCACAAAAGGGCTTGTAACTCTCTCTTATAAAATCGACTCTAAAGGCGCCGCTTACCTTCAAGAGCTTGCAAGAAAGCTGTACAGAAAGAAAATTTTTGTTCCTTACGAAGATCCTAATACCGGCATAGCATCTCTTCGCGGCATGAGTATAGTCGAAAGCGGCGAAAGCAGGCAGTATATGGCAAAAGACGCCTTAACTCCGCTTATAGGCTACGTAAAAAAGATAGAAAAAGAAAATATCACCAAAGTTACCGGTGTAAAAGGTGTTGAGAAGTCATACGAATACTACATTTCGGCTATTCAAGACGCTAAAATTTTAGGACCCAAGGATATCGGAAACAATATCATCTTAACAAGCGATTCAAATTTAGCCAACCGTGTAGATGGGTATGATACCATCTTAACGGTCTCTCTTAAATTTCAAAGCGCATTAGAGCAAATCATAGACGAAAGAAAAGAATTTCTAAACGCAAAAGAGATAATCGTAGGCGTTATGGAGTCTAAAACCGGCGAACTGCTGGCACTTGCAACCACTTCAAGATACAATCCTTCAAATATAAAAAAGCAAGATTATAAATCCTTAAATTCATCGGCAACCGAATATGCTTACGAGGTGGGCTCGGTATTTAAGCCGTTTATTTTTGCACTTTTGCTTGCCGAAGATAAGCTAAATCCCTTCGAGCGCATAAACACCTATAACGGCAAATATCAGCTTGGCAAACGTACAATAAGAGATACTCATCCGCAGCCCTTTATGACCGCAGAAGACGTGCTTGCGCACTCATCAAATATCGGCATGATACAGATAGCCCAGCGTCTTGAAGGCTCGCAAATTTACTCGGGGCTTTTAAATTTCGGCTTCACACAAAAAACGGGTATCGATATGCCATACGAACAAGTGGGCAATATGCCTCCCGTAGCAAAGCTAAACTCGCAAATTTATAAAGCGACTATCAGCTACGGATACGGTCTTCAAGCGACTTTTATACAGCTTTTAAAAGCGTATAATGTTTTTAATAACAAAGGATTTATGGTAACGCCAAAAGTTGTGAGCTCTCTTTACAAAAACGGTAAATTTTATGTAGTAAACAATCCTGAGCCTACGCAAGTACTTACTCAAGATGTAGCAAAACGCATGAAGCGAATACTCATCAAAGCCGTTGAGAGCGGAACGGGCAAAAAAACAAAAACTTCCGGACTTGAAATAGGCGGCAAGACAGGCACGGCTCACATCGCATCTGCAGGCGGTTATTCAAACAAATATAACGGTTCGTTTTTTGGATTTGTAAATGACAGCGAAGGTAGCAGCTATACTATCGGGGTTCTAGTAAGAGAGCCAAAGAAACCATATTATCACTTCGGAGCTCAAAGCGCTCTGCCTGTGTTTAAAAAGACGGTTGATCTGATGATTGAAGAGGGATTTTTAAAACTTGATAACACAAACGAAACAGAAGAGAAAAAGACTAAAAAATAG
- the fliE gene encoding flagellar hook-basal body complex protein FliE gives MTNIDKISSFASPFKKENANLTQKSENEFATMLDNSLKELNEVQVNADKAIADLATGEVKDLHQAAIAIGKAETSMKLMLEIRNKALSAYKEISRTQI, from the coding sequence ATGACAAATATCGATAAAATCAGCTCTTTTGCTTCGCCATTTAAAAAAGAAAATGCGAATTTGACTCAAAAAAGCGAAAATGAATTTGCAACCATGCTTGATAATTCGCTTAAAGAGCTAAACGAAGTACAAGTAAATGCCGATAAAGCAATCGCCGATCTAGCAACAGGCGAAGTAAAAGACCTTCATCAAGCCGCAATCGCCATAGGCAAGGCGGAAACCAGCATGAAGCTAATGCTTGAAATTCGCAACAAAGCGCTAAGCGCATACAAAGAGATATCAAGGACACAAATTTAG
- the flgC gene encoding flagellar basal body rod protein FlgC yields MSYLSDFDISGYGLSAQRFRMNVISSNIANANTTRTAEGGPYRRHEVIFKAVDFDSTLNEQIAKKTNMLEYENPLNDSFWQKDAKPAIMSVVVDKVVRDDKDFKLKYDPSHPDANAKGYVAYPNINPVIEMADLIEATRAYQANVSAFQSAKTIAQSAIELLRG; encoded by the coding sequence ATGAGTTATTTAAGCGATTTTGATATAAGCGGATACGGACTAAGCGCACAGAGATTTAGAATGAACGTAATTAGCTCAAACATAGCTAATGCAAACACTACAAGAACGGCTGAAGGCGGACCTTATCGCCGACACGAAGTGATATTTAAAGCGGTTGATTTCGATAGCACGCTAAATGAGCAAATCGCAAAAAAAACGAACATGCTTGAGTATGAAAACCCGCTTAATGATAGCTTTTGGCAAAAAGACGCAAAACCTGCTATAATGAGCGTCGTAGTTGATAAAGTGGTGCGCGACGATAAGGATTTTAAACTAAAATATGATCCAAGCCACCCTGATGCTAATGCCAAAGGATACGTCGCATATCCAAATATAAATCCGGTCATCGAAATGGCTGATCTGATCGAGGCTACAAGAGCCTATCAGGCAAACGTCTCTGCATTTCAAAGCGCAAAGACGATCGCTCAAAGTGCGATAGAACTATTAAGAGGTTAA
- the flgB gene encoding flagellar basal body rod protein FlgB, translating to MFAGISSSKSKQLVESALASRNLRQQLISSNIANINTPFYKSRDIAFERALSERAAEIYGKKESKELELANTDEAHLPKVKFPDSKLATIFLRDGHMARNDGNTVDLDVETTELSKNAIMITALDNAMKRDSANFKSVIEASSKI from the coding sequence ATGTTTGCAGGAATATCAAGTTCAAAATCAAAACAGCTAGTAGAAAGCGCATTGGCTAGCAGAAATTTGCGCCAGCAGCTCATATCAAGCAATATCGCAAACATCAATACGCCGTTTTATAAATCACGCGATATCGCATTTGAAAGAGCTCTAAGCGAAAGAGCAGCTGAAATTTACGGCAAAAAAGAAAGTAAAGAGCTTGAGCTTGCCAATACTGACGAGGCTCATTTGCCAAAGGTAAAATTTCCCGACTCAAAGCTAGCTACTATCTTTCTTCGTGACGGACACATGGCTAGAAACGACGGCAACACGGTCGATCTTGATGTGGAGACAACAGAGCTTAGTAAAAATGCGATCATGATAACTGCACTTGATAACGCAATGAAGCGCGATAGCGCAAACTTTAAAAGCGTGATTGAAGCAAGTAGCAAGATTTAA
- the aat gene encoding leucyl/phenylalanyl-tRNA--protein transferase: MEVEFTRIYNFPDPSLAPSNAPLCIGGDLSVEALLQAYDKGIFPWFLPHEPICWWCPDPRAVLFPKDIRIQKSIKSALKKFNVKFDHDFASFLQICKNERAAKEDTWLSDNIIKAYTAMFKAGYAHSVEVYEDEKLIGGLYGLVFGKVFCGESMISLKTGASKVALIKLCEALGKFDFMIDCQVMNDHLKFMGAKAMKRDEFLKIFEILKKEPSGFENFKDLENLV, encoded by the coding sequence ATGGAAGTGGAATTTACAAGAATTTATAACTTCCCGGACCCAAGCCTTGCTCCTTCAAATGCTCCGCTTTGCATAGGCGGAGATTTAAGTGTTGAGGCGCTTTTGCAAGCTTACGACAAAGGAATCTTTCCTTGGTTTTTACCGCACGAGCCGATATGCTGGTGGTGTCCAGATCCACGAGCAGTGCTGTTTCCAAAAGATATCAGAATCCAAAAAAGCATAAAATCCGCACTTAAAAAATTTAACGTCAAATTTGATCACGACTTTGCAAGTTTTTTACAAATTTGCAAAAACGAACGCGCCGCAAAGGAAGACACTTGGCTAAGCGATAACATCATAAAAGCCTATACTGCGATGTTTAAAGCCGGATATGCTCATAGTGTGGAAGTTTATGAGGATGAAAAACTAATCGGCGGACTTTACGGGCTAGTTTTTGGCAAAGTATTTTGCGGAGAGAGTATGATAAGCCTAAAAACAGGCGCTTCAAAGGTAGCTCTCATAAAGCTTTGCGAGGCCTTGGGCAAATTTGATTTTATGATTGATTGTCAAGTGATGAACGATCACCTTAAATTTATGGGCGCAAAAGCTATGAAGCGCGATGAGTTTTTAAAAATATTTGAAATTTTAAAAAAAGAGCCAAGCGGATTTGAAAATTTTAAAGATTTGGAAAATTTGGTTTAA
- a CDS encoding ATP-dependent Clp protease adaptor ClpS produces the protein MPTKTGKQEHEFTSLKDKLEFPKKFKVILLNDDVTSMDFVVDVLTQIFHHSAQNAITIMLKVHNEGSAICGVYPKEIALSKQEDVRKAAIGAGYPLKVKVEEE, from the coding sequence ATGCCAACTAAAACAGGCAAGCAAGAACACGAATTTACAAGCCTAAAAGACAAGTTGGAGTTTCCGAAGAAATTTAAAGTCATCTTGCTAAACGATGATGTTACGAGTATGGATTTTGTGGTTGATGTATTAACGCAAATTTTTCATCATAGCGCCCAAAACGCTATAACGATAATGCTTAAAGTGCATAATGAAGGAAGTGCGATTTGTGGAGTGTATCCTAAAGAAATTGCACTCAGCAAGCAAGAAGACGTGCGCAAAGCCGCCATTGGCGCGGGGTATCCTTTAAAAGTAAAGGTTGAGGAGGAGTGA
- a CDS encoding TlpA family protein disulfide reductase, whose protein sequence is MKKIFVALLCALFLVGCGKEDDSAKAPKKIEGYKTGEEIKLTSVFGKDLTLLRTDGGFVIKGDESKIIMFDIFGTFCPPCQKEAPELMDYQLKNDKDFILIGLTHFENVTNEYVIENFAQKYNAYYFISNDMPVNDKISAQLLEDIKYPRLESVPIKMVLKNGIYQTLTDIGSGNFGVPYYLGGIHMGKLEKDMERIRNAN, encoded by the coding sequence ATGAAAAAGATATTTGTAGCGCTTTTATGTGCGCTATTTTTAGTGGGTTGTGGCAAAGAGGATGATAGTGCAAAAGCTCCAAAGAAGATAGAAGGATACAAAACAGGCGAAGAGATTAAGCTTACAAGCGTATTTGGCAAAGACCTCACTCTGCTTAGAACGGATGGGGGCTTCGTGATAAAGGGCGATGAAAGCAAAATTATTATGTTTGATATTTTTGGAACTTTTTGTCCGCCATGCCAAAAAGAAGCGCCTGAACTTATGGATTATCAGCTTAAAAACGACAAAGATTTCATACTTATCGGACTTACTCATTTTGAAAACGTAACAAACGAGTACGTAATCGAAAATTTCGCACAAAAATACAACGCTTACTATTTCATATCAAACGATATGCCTGTAAATGACAAGATAAGCGCGCAACTGCTTGAAGACATCAAATATCCACGTCTTGAATCGGTGCCGATTAAAATGGTACTTAAAAACGGCATTTATCAAACGCTGACCGATATCGGAAGCGGGAATTTCGGAGTGCCTTACTATCTTGGCGGAATTCACATGGGCAAGCTTGAAAAGGATATGGAGCGCATTAGAAATGCCAACTAA
- the smpB gene encoding SsrA-binding protein SmpB — protein sequence MGKDLAKNKKALHDFTILETFEAGIVLKGSEVKALRAGRANLKDSFVRVIKGEMFLLNAHISHLDTTHSHFRPDERAPRKLLMHKKQIDKLFGAVTQEGLTLVALVLYLNDKNIVKVKVALAKGKNLHDKRESLKKREADKEARAAMKRYI from the coding sequence ATGGGCAAGGACTTAGCAAAAAATAAAAAAGCGCTTCATGATTTTACTATACTTGAAACTTTTGAAGCGGGTATCGTACTAAAAGGTAGCGAAGTAAAGGCTTTGCGCGCAGGAAGAGCAAATCTAAAAGACAGCTTCGTGCGCGTGATAAAAGGCGAGATGTTTCTGCTAAACGCTCACATCAGCCACTTGGATACGACGCATTCGCACTTTAGACCCGATGAAAGAGCGCCAAGGAAGCTTTTAATGCACAAAAAGCAGATAGATAAGCTGTTTGGCGCTGTTACGCAAGAGGGGCTAACGCTGGTTGCGCTGGTACTTTATCTAAACGATAAAAATATAGTTAAAGTAAAAGTTGCTCTTGCAAAAGGTAAAAATTTACACGATAAGCGCGAAAGTCTCAAAAAACGCGAGGCCGATAAAGAGGCTCGTGCCGCCATGAAAAGATATATCTAG
- a CDS encoding 4-(cytidine 5'-diphospho)-2-C-methyl-D-erythritol kinase, whose translation MKSFAKINIFLKIIGTRGNYHEIVSRFVLWRRLFDEINFVRSDKFSVECNNKNIKNNIVLKAKEALENAGFKDEIHEFFSSHKIIINKNIPIGAGLGGGSSNAATFLKMTNEELNLKIPREKLYKIAEQIGADVAFFVSDFEAANVSGIGEVIEEFKDEVPSLELFTPQVFASTPAVYSEFRANFINRIDANLANKMSNLTSEQLLAGYKNSELNDLYAPCFKLYPQMQKYKDMFLSGSGSSVFCLK comes from the coding sequence ATGAAAAGCTTTGCAAAGATAAATATCTTTTTAAAAATTATCGGAACCAGAGGAAACTATCATGAGATAGTTTCTAGGTTTGTGCTTTGGCGCAGGCTTTTTGACGAGATAAATTTCGTTCGCTCGGACAAATTTAGCGTAGAGTGCAATAATAAAAACATAAAAAACAATATAGTCTTAAAAGCAAAAGAAGCACTTGAAAACGCAGGCTTTAAAGACGAGATTCATGAATTCTTTAGCTCGCATAAAATAATCATCAATAAAAACATCCCGATAGGCGCAGGACTTGGCGGCGGAAGCAGTAACGCAGCGACATTTTTAAAGATGACAAACGAGGAGCTTAATTTAAAAATTCCACGCGAAAAACTTTACAAGATAGCCGAGCAAATCGGAGCTGACGTGGCGTTTTTCGTAAGCGACTTTGAGGCTGCAAACGTAAGCGGCATAGGCGAAGTGATAGAGGAATTTAAAGATGAAGTTCCTAGTTTAGAGCTATTTACCCCTCAGGTTTTCGCTTCAACCCCTGCGGTTTATAGCGAATTTAGAGCAAATTTTATAAACAGGATAGACGCAAATTTAGCGAACAAAATGTCAAATTTGACTAGCGAGCAACTGCTTGCAGGCTATAAAAACAGCGAACTAAACGATCTTTATGCACCATGCTTTAAGCTTTATCCGCAAATGCAAAAATATAAAGATATGTTTTTAAGCGGAAGCGGAAGCAGCGTGTTTTGTTTGAAATGA
- the csrA gene encoding carbon storage regulator CsrA — MLILSRKEDESILLGKDIKITVVGISKSGVKLGIEAPKNMIILRSELAQEVASKNKEAINLADDASLSELSKKIQK, encoded by the coding sequence ATGCTAATACTTTCAAGGAAAGAAGATGAGAGCATACTTCTTGGTAAGGATATCAAGATCACGGTCGTTGGCATATCAAAAAGCGGCGTTAAGCTTGGTATAGAGGCTCCTAAAAATATGATTATACTACGCTCCGAGCTTGCTCAGGAGGTTGCAAGCAAAAATAAAGAGGCTATAAATTTAGCCGACGATGCAAGTCTAAGCGAGCTTAGTAAAAAAATACAAAAATGA
- the truB gene encoding tRNA pseudouridine(55) synthase TruB — MNAIFVVNKPIGVSSNRFLTRLKRKYGVKKAGFSGTLDPFASGCLLVALGSYTRFFNYINKTPKVYIATIWFGAQSESLDNENISEVKNVKELNLSDIKRILSDLTGEIAYTPPKFSAKHINGTRAYKLAREGVKFKLKEQIMRVYKAQILSYMHPFLTVKLSVDEGSYIRSYAQILASKLGQKATLSALHRQSEGGLKFENEKFLNPLEILNLPRNEYLGDIGDLMDGKKLSVADFKERENKIYLISFDKFLSIIEIKDQTVTYRLNKAKLC; from the coding sequence ATGAACGCGATTTTTGTTGTAAATAAACCCATAGGAGTTAGCTCAAATCGCTTTTTAACACGCCTAAAGCGTAAATACGGCGTGAAAAAGGCAGGCTTTTCAGGCACTCTTGATCCTTTTGCAAGCGGGTGTCTTTTAGTAGCGCTCGGAAGCTATACTAGATTTTTTAACTACATAAATAAAACGCCAAAAGTTTACATAGCTACCATTTGGTTTGGGGCGCAAAGCGAAAGTTTGGACAATGAAAATATAAGCGAAGTAAAAAACGTAAAAGAGCTAAATTTAAGCGATATAAAGCGAATTTTAAGCGATTTAACAGGAGAGATAGCTTACACTCCGCCAAAATTTAGCGCAAAACATATAAACGGTACAAGAGCCTATAAACTCGCTCGCGAAGGAGTGAAATTTAAGCTTAAAGAGCAGATCATGAGAGTATATAAAGCTCAAATTTTAAGCTATATGCATCCGTTTTTAACGGTAAAGCTAAGTGTCGATGAGGGCTCATACATCCGCTCTTACGCGCAAATTTTGGCCTCAAAACTAGGTCAAAAAGCTACGCTTAGCGCGCTTCATAGACAAAGCGAAGGTGGGCTAAAATTTGAAAACGAAAAATTCCTCAATCCTCTTGAAATTTTAAACCTACCGCGCAATGAATACTTAGGCGATATAGGCGATCTAATGGACGGTAAGAAGCTAAGCGTGGCGGATTTCAAAGAGAGAGAAAATAAAATATATTTAATATCTTTTGATAAATTTTTAAGCATCATTGAGATAAAAGATCAAACGGTTACGTACCGATTAAACAAGGCTAAACTATGCTAA